A section of the Babylonia areolata isolate BAREFJ2019XMU chromosome 31, ASM4173473v1, whole genome shotgun sequence genome encodes:
- the LOC143275726 gene encoding uncharacterized protein LOC143275726: MEADETVTPRGKSELGGKTYGAPLRQNELGGKTYGAPLRQNELGGKTYGASLRQNELGGKTYGAPLRQNEYVLPSLKLYAMDWPRRLRRQRSGHPRRSSSTPGHHHRHNNNSNNNEDEDTNNTTTTNTNNNTSVPKADLYMLSEFPKQFVLSAHEEDDDAVVLNLDRSLSDTDADLLQEVPRDPAELRRLARELEAFEDMDYMLPGHLHELLRQEGVDEQVVDSTVALERVWHDRALYLNHVYHVRRRKFLARPSRYSSLPPINRHHHHHPPSSSSSSHDPSLPPPSHDVDARRERRENRSRPWDVQDPSSASAETAAGKALLQHGDNSSASSRRRSRDGSKGKGKDEV, translated from the exons ATGGAAGCTGACGAGAC AGTGACGCCGCGCGGGAAGAGCGAGTTAGGGGGCAAAACTTATGGCGCTCCACTGCGGCAGAACGAGTTAGGGGGCAAAACTTATGGCGCTCCACTGCGGCAGAACGAGTTAGGGGGCAAAACTTATGGCGCTTCACTGCGGCAGAACGAGTTAGGGGGCAAAACTTATGGCGCTCCACTGCGGCAGAACGA ATACGTCCTGCCCTCCCTCAAGCTCTACGCAATGGACTGGCCCAGGAGACTACGACGACAGCGCAGCGGGCATCCCAGGAGGAGTTCCAGCACTCcaggccaccaccaccgccacaacaacaacagcaacaacaacgaagacgaagacaccaacaacaccacaaccaccaacaccaacaacaacacttcagTCCCCAAAGCGGACCTCTACATGCTCAGCGAGTTCCCCAAACAGTTCGTTCTCAGCGCGCACGAGGAGGACGACGATGCTGTAGTTCTGAACCTGGACCGCAGCCTGTCGGACACGGACGCTGATTTGCTGCAGGAGGTGCCACGTGACCCCGCGGAGCTGCGGCGATTGGCCAGGGAGCTAGAGGCCTTCGAAGACATGGACTACATGCTGCCGGGTCACCTGCACGAGCTCCTTCGGCAAGAGGGCGTGGACGAGCAGGTGGTGGACTCCACCGTGGCCCTGGAGAGGGTTTGGCACGACCGTGCCCTCTACCTCAACCACGTCTACCACGTTAGGCGCAG gaAATTCCTGGCCCGTCCCAGTCGCTACAGTTCCCTCCCGCCCAtcaaccgtcaccaccaccaccaccctccctcctcctcctcctcctcccacgacccctccctccctcccccctcccacgacGTGGATgccaggagggagaggagggagaaccGAAGCCGCCCCTGGGACGTTCAGGACCCCTCTTCTGCCTCTGCGGAGACGGCTGCCGGAAAAGCCTTGTTGCAACACGGCGACAATTCGTCGGCTTCTAGCCGGAGGAGAAGTCGTGATGGAAGCaaaggaaaggggaaagatgAGG